The following coding sequences are from one Methanobacterium sp. window:
- the purD gene encoding phosphoribosylamine--glycine ligase has translation MKILVVGTGAREHAICKAIEGNAELYSIMSNKNPGIARISKFQIGSENDIEGVKKFAADNNIDMAVIGPEAPLEKGIVDALESMGIGCVGPTMEAAKIETDKVFMRNLFENYKIDGSLVYRVFDNYDDISDFIDDFGEDVVIKPVGLTGGKGVKIMGEQLKDADEAKKYAKEVIDTKMGGHARVVIEERAIGEEFTVQAFVDGKNIAPMPAVQDHPYAFEGDEGPITGGMGSYSDKGGLLPFLDKKSYDKSVGIMEDTVKAINKEVGPYRGFLYGQFMLGRDGPKLIEYNARFGDPEAMNVLELLKSNFVDICEGIVNGNLKGAEFEDKATVCKYIVPKGYPGSAVPNQVIEVDEKRINDAGAQVYYAAVNEKDGKVYSSSSRALGLVAVGETIDEAEKLCENATKYVKGDIYHRRDVGTADLIQKRIRHMEQLKK, from the coding sequence ATGAAAATACTTGTAGTAGGTACAGGGGCAAGGGAACACGCAATTTGTAAGGCGATTGAAGGAAATGCAGAATTATACTCGATTATGAGCAATAAAAATCCGGGAATAGCGAGAATATCCAAATTCCAGATTGGAAGCGAAAACGATATTGAGGGAGTTAAGAAATTTGCGGCTGATAATAACATTGATATGGCCGTAATTGGGCCTGAAGCTCCACTTGAGAAGGGTATTGTGGATGCACTTGAATCAATGGGCATAGGATGTGTTGGTCCCACCATGGAAGCGGCCAAAATAGAAACAGATAAGGTTTTTATGAGAAATTTGTTTGAAAATTACAAAATAGACGGTTCTCTGGTTTACAGAGTATTTGATAATTATGATGATATCAGTGATTTTATTGATGATTTTGGAGAGGACGTTGTAATCAAACCGGTTGGTTTAACTGGTGGAAAAGGCGTTAAAATAATGGGAGAGCAACTAAAGGATGCTGATGAAGCTAAAAAATATGCTAAAGAGGTAATAGATACTAAAATGGGAGGTCATGCACGAGTTGTTATTGAAGAAAGGGCGATTGGTGAAGAATTCACTGTTCAGGCTTTTGTTGATGGTAAAAATATTGCCCCAATGCCAGCGGTTCAGGATCATCCCTATGCATTTGAAGGTGATGAAGGCCCAATAACTGGGGGAATGGGTTCTTATTCTGATAAAGGTGGATTATTACCATTTTTAGATAAAAAGAGTTATGATAAGTCAGTTGGGATAATGGAGGATACTGTAAAGGCTATCAATAAAGAAGTAGGTCCTTACAGGGGATTTTTATATGGACAGTTCATGCTGGGTAGAGATGGCCCGAAGCTCATTGAGTACAATGCAAGATTTGGGGATCCTGAAGCAATGAATGTTTTAGAGCTGCTTAAATCTAATTTTGTGGATATCTGTGAGGGTATTGTCAACGGGAACCTTAAGGGGGCTGAATTTGAGGATAAAGCGACTGTTTGCAAATATATAGTGCCCAAAGGATATCCTGGAAGTGCAGTCCCAAATCAGGTTATAGAAGTGGATGAAAAAAGGATAAATGATGCTGGTGCTCAGGTTTACTACGCAGCAGTTAATGAAAAGGATGGAAAGGTGTACAGTTCCTCTTCAAGGGCGTTAGGTCTTGTAGCAGTAGGTGAAACAATAGATGAAGCAGAAAAACTTTGCGAAAATGCTACAAAATATGTAAAAGGCGATATTTACCATAGAAGAGACGTTGGAACAGCTGATTTAATACAAAAAAGGATAAGACATATGGAGCAGCTTAAAAAATAA